The Scleropages formosus chromosome 11, fSclFor1.1, whole genome shotgun sequence genome window below encodes:
- the rplp2b gene encoding large ribosomal subunit protein P2, with amino-acid sequence MRYVAAYLLASLAGNNSPQAKDIKKILDSVGIEADDIRMEKVISELNGKNIDTVIAQGYGKLASVPAGGAVAVASSGAPAAGGAAAPAAAAEEKKEEKKEESEESDDDMGFGLFD; translated from the exons ATGCGTTACGTAGCTGCTTACCTCCTGGCCAGCCTTGCCGGCAATAACAGCCCCCAGGCCAAAGACATCAAGAAGATCCTGGACAGCGTGGGCATTGAGGCTGATGACATCCGCATGGAGAAG GTGATCTCTGAGCTCAATGGCAAGAACATAGACACTGTGATTGCACAAG GCTACGGGAAGCTGGCTAGTGTGCCTGCCGGGGGTGCTGTCGCCGTGGCCAGCTCTGGTGCACCTGCAGCCGGAGGAGCAGCTGCCCCTGCCGCTG cagctgaagagaagaaggaggagaagaaagaggagtCTGAGGAGTCCGACGACGACATGGGATTCGGCCTGTTTGATTAA